GGGAAACATCGTCGTCAGACACTACCTACACGACATCGCCCAGTTGCCGGAAGAACAGCGACCGAAGGTGAAGTTTCGCCGCATGGTGATGATCTCGCCACCCAACCACGGTGCAGGAATGGCGACGAGTTGGGCCGATAGCAAACTTGCACAAATGGCAGCGGGAGAACCCCTTGATCAGCTCGCTCCCGATCGCGGCTGGCCCGATCTAGAGAAACAACTGGCGACACCTGGCTTCGAGTTTGGCATTATCGCCGGGGGCACGGGGAACGATGAAGGCTATTTGAGCTCAATCCCTGGCGACGATGACGCGTTATTGAGTCTAGAAACGACCAAGCTTTCTGGTGCCGCTGACTTTGTGCAGGTGAAAGGCCTGCACCAGTTGATGTCTCGCTACAAATCAGTCCGAGGTTTTACTCTTTCGTTCTTACAGAACGGTTACTTCGATACGCTAGAGACCGTCGAACCGATCGACTGATCAGCAAGTTCCAACAGCGGACCAGCTCCTGATTCGGCCTCTTCGCACGTGTCATATTCGTGAGTTGCGGCATCGGGCAGAGTTGATTGTGATTGGCAAGCGGCTTGCTCGCACTGCGGGAAGGCGATGCAGCACATCAGGTTCACCAGTCGCGAGCTCTTCATGTGCGGCTCGATGTAGTGGCTCTTGCCTACGTCACGCGTCATGGTGATTTGGCAAAGCTTGTTGTAGTGCTCGCCCAGCAAATTCGCGTTGATGCCCGTTACGCCGACCGCCTTCCGGCAACGGCTAGAAACGTCAGGCCAGTTCTTAAGCGTCTTGTCCAAGCAGTTACGGGTATTCATCACCTTCTCCGCTGCGACGAATGATTGGCCGTACCGCATCCCTGGGATCATCGCATCGTTGTCATACGCCCCGGAGACTATCGCAAGCCGAAGGTTAGGCCGCTGGACGGGTGCCGACCCTTCCAGCGTTAGGCAGCGGAGGCTTCCGCCGCCGAGATAGTGAGCCGCAACGCTGGCGATGATACCTCCGTAACTGTGGCCACCGAGGGTGACTCGAGAGGAAGTCTGCATCGGCTGAACGAACTTCGCCATGTAGTAGCCCTGGTACTCTGCGTAGACGTATTTGATTTTTAAATTCTTTGAGATGACCTCGCGCGGCCGTAGGATTGGCCGCTTGTAAACGACTTGTGCAGGCCAAGACCAGAAGACGAGCCGCTTCTTACCGGGACAACACTTAAACTTGCACTGCAGCAAGTTCATTTGCTCAAGGGCACCCTTATGCTTCAGCGTATTTCCATGGGCGAAAAATAAGGTTGGCATCGGATTGGCTGCTTCATGGGCGAGGAACGACTCGTGCGTTTCTTCGACCCAGCAGCAGGTCTCCGTGTCGTAACGCTTGATCGAGATCCGCTCGAACCCGCAATCGAGTCCACGGCACTTCGGAAGGCAGCGCGTGTTCACCAGCCACAGCTCCGGCTTGTCGTGGCAGCATTCGATTTTCGTGTAGCAAAGGTCGCAAATATCGCATTGGTCCGGCGTGCAGTAACATCCGGCTTGAGCAATAGGGGCGAAGACCGAGAGAGCAACGGCGAGAGCCAACGTCAACGCAGCGATCGGGAGGTGGCGCGATAACATAACGAACTTCCTTATTCTTTTGCCAGCAGGAGGGAGAGCTGGAGGGAGGGATCCTGTCCGCGCACGATCTTCGTGGAATTATGCAACGGCACTCAAAGCTATCACGCTCGTGGAAGGTATGCCGGGAAGAATCTCAGCTTCCGAGAAGATTTCCAGCGCTGGGAATTGCCAACTTCGTTGTGTTGCAAACCTTCTGATCGTTCGCGGATTCGCTAAAGACTAACGCGGCAACGGTCGCAATAGGTTGGAGATAGGCAGCCGTGTGAAACTGTGCGGTTTGGAACGCTCATGCTACCGCTTCCGCATGTTGACTGCCGATCCAACCGATAACGCCTCCCTAAGCCTTAATTCAGCAAGACTCAAACATCGCCGCGCGTTGCCCGCGAAGCAGGATGCTCCAAATGGCCATTCGTTTGCTATCACTCTGCCTGCTTGTCGTCTTGTTGCCGCTCAAGGAAGCAAGCTCGCAGGAAGTTGAGTATCCGTCAGAGTCCGTCGCGGGCCAGCCACTCTCCAGCGACAGCTTTCAGCCCTACGGAAGCTACGAGACAGTGCTGCGAGGTGAGGGGCTGGGAGGAGAGTCGGCCTGCGGTACATGTTCTGGCAACGGATCGGGATGTGGCCGCTGTGGCTGCAACCCGCAGTACTTCCATTGGATTAAAGGCCCCGGCAACTGCGATCAGTGGTGCGTGGGTCCCCACTGGGAAGTCGAAGCCAGCGGGCTCATGCTCTATCGCGACGATGCCGACTGGGGACGTGTGACTGCCGACGTGGGGATCGCCCCCGAATTTGTGACTCAGTTCGATCATAGTCCTGGTGGTCGCGTGTTTGTGACCGGCTACAACGAGTCAGGCTACGGAATGCAGATCGGGTACGAGGGCGTGAATGCCTGGAACGCGCGGGCTGAGTTCGACTTGGGCGGTGCGACTCGCTCGTTCGACTACCAAACCTCGTTAAACTCGATCGAGATCAACTTCCTGACGCAGCGTCCCTCGACTTGGAAATTCTTCGCAGGGTTTCGCTATGTCGAACTCGACGAAGACTTTCGTGACTTCACGGCCAACAACATCGCCATCCCCGCCCCAGCCGACCCACCCGCGGCACCGTTCGCCACGATCGATAACGGACAAGACTTCATTCTTGAGAACCGCCTCATCGGTTTTCAACTTGGCGGACTGCGAGACACATGGCAAGTCAGCAGGCGCTTCTCGATCGAACCGTTCGCAAATGCCGGGATCTATTGCAACAAATTCAAACGAGCAGACGTGGCACGAACGGTGACCATTGTCACCGCGGGAGACGACCTGGCCACGCCCGGCGTGAACGAGTTCTCACAAACAAGCAGCGAAAATCGCTCGACCACACGTCGCGACTTCACCGAAGCGGCCTTCCTGGGCGAGGCGGGCGTTAGTGCCAGTTGGCGGATCAACAACTGCGTGGCACTCACCAGCGGTTACCAGATTCTTGTGCTCGACGGTGTCGGGGAAGCGCTAGCTTCTTCATTCACCCCAGGATTCGCCGGCACAACGCAGGTTTATCAT
The Lacipirellulaceae bacterium genome window above contains:
- a CDS encoding BBP7 family outer membrane beta-barrel protein; the protein is MAIRLLSLCLLVVLLPLKEASSQEVEYPSESVAGQPLSSDSFQPYGSYETVLRGEGLGGESACGTCSGNGSGCGRCGCNPQYFHWIKGPGNCDQWCVGPHWEVEASGLMLYRDDADWGRVTADVGIAPEFVTQFDHSPGGRVFVTGYNESGYGMQIGYEGVNAWNARAEFDLGGATRSFDYQTSLNSIEINFLTQRPSTWKFFAGFRYVELDEDFRDFTANNIAIPAPADPPAAPFATIDNGQDFILENRLIGFQLGGLRDTWQVSRRFSIEPFANAGIYCNKFKRADVARTVTIVTAGDDLATPGVNEFSQTSSENRSTTRRDFTEAAFLGEAGVSASWRINNCVALTSGYQILVLDGVGEALASSFTPGFAGTTQVYHGLQFGLEYRR